In the genome of Telluria beijingensis, one region contains:
- a CDS encoding RNA pyrophosphohydrolase has protein sequence MLDREGFRPNVGIILLNANNEVWWGKRVREHSWQFPQGGIKYGETPEQAMYRELEEEIGLRQEHVKIMGRTRDWLRYEVPDHFIKREIRGHYRGQKQIWFLLRMVARDNEVNLRLTDHPEFDAWRWHDYWVPLDVVIEFKRDVYQRALQELSRFVTWPARGQHGERRHSARYLRQPHGRSQAAKPGSEMVAAASGGNPAGPESLVLAPNK, from the coding sequence ATGCTCGACCGTGAAGGGTTCCGTCCCAACGTCGGCATCATCCTGCTGAACGCTAACAACGAGGTTTGGTGGGGCAAGCGGGTGCGCGAGCACTCATGGCAATTCCCGCAAGGGGGTATCAAGTACGGAGAGACGCCAGAACAGGCAATGTACCGCGAGCTCGAGGAAGAAATCGGCCTGCGCCAGGAGCACGTCAAGATCATGGGGCGAACCCGCGACTGGCTGCGCTACGAGGTGCCCGACCACTTCATCAAGCGCGAGATCCGCGGCCACTACCGCGGCCAGAAGCAGATCTGGTTCCTGTTGCGCATGGTAGCGCGCGACAATGAAGTCAACCTGCGCCTGACCGACCATCCGGAATTCGATGCCTGGCGCTGGCACGATTACTGGGTGCCGCTGGATGTCGTGATCGAGTTCAAGCGCGACGTCTACCAGCGCGCCCTGCAGGAACTGTCGCGCTTCGTCACCTGGCCGGCACGCGGCCAACACGGCGAACGGCGTCATAGCGCGCGCTACCTGCGCCAGCCGCACGGCCGCTCGCAGGCCGCCAAGCCGGGCTCGGAGATGGTCGCCGCGGCCAGCGGTGGCAATCCGGCGGGGCCGGAATCGCTGGTGCTGGCGCCAAACAAGTAA